The following proteins are encoded in a genomic region of Synechococcus sp. ROS8604:
- a CDS encoding resolvase — protein sequence MTRVVAMDPGRSKSGLLLADTATSTVLQGMVIPSAEVLDQLRVWMADAQGDTAQIAELVIGDGTSSMIWQQQLPASLPIRVVDETGTTLRARERYWQLWPARGWKRLLPKGLRIPSGDLDAIAALVILEDYLDRPLQWPGPDPLRTGLSR from the coding sequence ATGACTCGCGTTGTCGCCATGGATCCCGGCCGAAGCAAAAGTGGATTGCTCCTCGCAGACACCGCCACGAGCACCGTGCTTCAAGGGATGGTGATCCCCAGCGCTGAGGTCCTTGATCAGCTTCGCGTCTGGATGGCGGACGCTCAGGGGGACACCGCCCAGATTGCTGAACTGGTGATCGGGGATGGCACCAGCAGCATGATCTGGCAACAACAACTGCCTGCAAGCCTGCCGATCCGCGTCGTCGACGAAACGGGAACCACCCTGCGGGCCAGAGAGCGTTACTGGCAGTTGTGGCCGGCACGGGGCTGGAAACGCTTGCTTCCCAAAGGCCTACGCATCCCATCGGGCGATCTCGATGCCATCGCCGCGCTCGTCATCCTCGAGGACTATCTCGATCGACCATTGCAATGGCCGGGTCCAGATCCCCTCAGAACCGGGCTCTCACGGTGA
- a CDS encoding DUF3084 domain-containing protein, which produces MTGWFLLLALLVLGGVLSTLGDRLGSRVGKARLSLLGLRPKRTAVVITVLTGSLISALSLGLLLLISRQLRVGLFELNALEAKLRSSRTDLKTSKSAQEQASKELTTAQQRAAELRRTLKPLQEQTRSLEAERQRLSQDVDAKDIEIQRTEQELSAVRTQIRDGEKELNQLEDTLLALRRGNVAISSGQPLATVTLKLERPDQAKTVIDQLLRDANLQAYQQVLPGQPAERQILLVPRPDIKRLEQTIRKPGTWVVNIRSAANVLLGETVVYAFPEVRPNVTVTREGEVLARTTLASNERDPEAVRNRLNLLLASTLAEVQRRGSLSKGLQFDGNAINALGQELIDRNGGLAGLEAVALRRSETADPIAIQLRLSR; this is translated from the coding sequence GTGACCGGCTGGTTTCTACTTCTCGCCCTGCTTGTGCTTGGAGGGGTGCTCTCAACCCTGGGGGACCGCCTTGGCTCTCGCGTGGGGAAAGCTCGGCTGAGCTTGCTTGGACTGCGTCCCAAGCGCACAGCCGTGGTGATCACGGTGTTGACCGGCAGTCTGATTAGTGCGCTTTCCCTTGGACTCCTGCTCTTGATCAGTCGGCAACTCAGGGTTGGGCTGTTTGAACTGAATGCTCTCGAAGCCAAATTAAGGAGCAGTCGCACTGATCTCAAAACCAGCAAAAGCGCTCAGGAGCAGGCCAGCAAGGAGCTCACAACGGCCCAACAACGCGCGGCAGAACTGCGTCGCACCCTTAAGCCTCTCCAGGAGCAAACCCGATCCTTGGAAGCGGAGCGACAGCGCTTGAGCCAAGACGTGGATGCCAAAGATATCGAGATCCAACGCACCGAACAGGAACTCTCTGCTGTGCGTACGCAAATTCGCGATGGCGAGAAAGAACTCAATCAACTGGAAGACACGCTCCTCGCGCTGCGGCGCGGCAACGTCGCCATCAGCAGCGGGCAGCCGCTTGCCACCGTGACCCTGAAACTCGAACGCCCCGATCAGGCAAAAACGGTGATCGATCAGTTGCTCCGAGACGCCAATCTTCAGGCCTATCAACAGGTCCTGCCTGGCCAACCGGCAGAGCGTCAAATCCTGTTGGTTCCGAGGCCTGACATCAAGCGCTTGGAACAAACGATTCGCAAACCTGGCACCTGGGTTGTGAACATCCGTTCAGCCGCCAATGTGCTGCTGGGCGAAACCGTTGTCTACGCCTTCCCTGAAGTGCGTCCCAATGTCACGGTGACCAGGGAGGGTGAGGTCTTGGCACGCACTACCCTGGCGAGCAATGAACGCGACCCTGAAGCCGTGCGCAATCGGCTGAACCTTCTCCTCGCCTCCACATTGGCCGAGGTGCAAAGACGCGGTTCTCTCAGCAAGGGATTGCAGTTTGATGGCAATGCCATCAATGCGCTTGGCCAAGAGCTGATCGACCGCAACGGAGGACTCGCGGGGCTGGAAGCGGTGGCGTTACGCCGCAGCGAAACAGCAGATCCCATCGCCATCCAGCTGCGTCTCAGCCGATGA
- the ntcA gene encoding global nitrogen regulator NtcA produces the protein MAEVSRGFSRYAPPTIRPAGSSFGTPAAPASRTLQDVIRGLDGANSEMVERGKTIFFPGDPAEKVYLIRRGAVRLSRVYESGEEITVALLRENSLFGVLSLLTGHRSDRFYHSIAFTRVEMVTAPATSVRQAIEDDTSVGLLLLQGLSSRILQTETMIETLTHRDMSSRLVSFLLVLCRDFGVPGQRGITIDLRLSHQAIAEAIGSTRVTITRLLGDLKSSSLVDIDRKKITVLDPIALAKRFS, from the coding sequence ATGGCCGAAGTCAGCCGCGGCTTCAGCCGATACGCTCCCCCAACCATCCGCCCAGCGGGCTCGAGTTTCGGAACCCCAGCGGCTCCAGCTAGTCGCACCCTTCAAGACGTCATTCGGGGACTCGATGGTGCCAACTCGGAAATGGTGGAACGTGGGAAAACCATCTTTTTCCCCGGCGACCCCGCTGAAAAGGTGTATCTGATTCGTCGAGGTGCCGTCCGCCTCTCCAGGGTTTATGAATCGGGCGAAGAAATCACGGTTGCCCTGTTGCGAGAAAACAGTTTGTTTGGCGTTCTGTCGTTGCTGACAGGTCACCGATCCGATCGTTTTTATCACTCAATCGCTTTCACACGGGTGGAGATGGTGACGGCTCCAGCCACATCCGTGCGGCAGGCCATTGAAGACGACACCAGTGTGGGATTGCTGTTGTTGCAGGGGCTGTCCAGCAGGATTCTCCAGACCGAAACGATGATCGAAACCCTCACCCATCGGGACATGTCGTCTCGACTGGTGAGCTTTCTGCTGGTGCTTTGTCGAGATTTCGGTGTGCCTGGTCAACGGGGGATCACCATCGATTTACGCCTTTCCCACCAAGCCATTGCCGAGGCGATCGGGTCCACACGCGTCACGATCACGCGTCTCCTGGGGGACCTCAAGTCATCGAGCCTTGTCGATATCGATCGCAAAAAGATCACTGTTCTCGATCCAATCGCTCTCGCCAAGCGGTTCAGCTGA
- the rph gene encoding ribonuclease PH — translation MTGTSRNDGRQPGELRPFSISWDPMGFALSSVIIHSGRTAVLCSVCHQEGVPRWRKDQGQGWLSAEYRLLPGSTPERQNRELLKLSGRTQEIQRLIGRSLRAAIDMEALGENTLRIDCDVIQADAGTRTAAISGSWVALQRACERLVQQGVLSSNPVQSQVAAVSVGVIHQRPLLDLDYSEDSQADVDLNVVMNGEGHLLELQGTAEGAPFSRHQLNDLLDLAEPGLKQIMQNQNWALSNR, via the coding sequence ATGACAGGCACCTCTCGCAATGACGGACGTCAGCCGGGCGAGCTTCGCCCCTTCTCGATCAGCTGGGATCCGATGGGATTTGCCCTGAGTTCCGTGATCATCCACAGCGGGCGCACCGCTGTTCTTTGCAGCGTTTGTCATCAAGAAGGAGTGCCTCGCTGGCGCAAAGATCAAGGCCAGGGGTGGCTCAGCGCCGAATACCGACTCCTCCCTGGATCCACTCCAGAGCGACAGAACCGTGAACTCCTCAAACTGAGCGGACGCACCCAGGAGATTCAGCGTCTGATTGGCCGCAGCCTACGGGCAGCGATCGACATGGAAGCACTTGGCGAAAACACGTTGAGAATCGATTGTGATGTGATTCAGGCGGATGCAGGCACGCGCACCGCTGCGATCAGCGGATCTTGGGTCGCGCTGCAACGGGCCTGCGAACGGCTGGTTCAGCAAGGGGTCCTCAGCAGCAATCCTGTTCAATCCCAGGTGGCCGCCGTCTCCGTTGGCGTGATTCACCAACGCCCTCTACTCGATCTCGACTACAGCGAAGACAGCCAAGCCGATGTGGATCTCAATGTCGTGATGAACGGAGAGGGGCATTTGCTGGAGCTACAGGGCACGGCGGAAGGCGCTCCCTTTAGTCGTCACCAGCTCAATGACCTACTGGACCTCGCCGAGCCTGGGCTCAAGCAGATTATGCAGAATCAGAATTGGGCTCTCTCCAATAGGTGA
- a CDS encoding cob(I)yrinic acid a,c-diamide adenosyltransferase, with the protein MTVSLSPTHHSRESRTVDHRTLEQAGLRRLPSVEVRPPLHLVAPEGQLQVHTASFRGSFSGVLSQALRAAGLGSHVLIAQFLKGGVGQGPQSSLTLCDRLRWLRPSVTECLSDAADSRDDEVKEAVQAVWQICKTHLLEGTLDQLVLDEIGLAIELGYLTHEDVLSVLEQRPSAMDVIVTGPAIPAEMMEMADQVTELRRGF; encoded by the coding sequence ATGACCGTCAGCCTCAGCCCTACCCATCATTCCCGTGAGTCGCGGACTGTTGACCACAGGACTCTCGAGCAAGCAGGTCTCAGGCGACTCCCTTCTGTGGAGGTTCGTCCGCCGCTGCATTTGGTGGCTCCGGAAGGTCAGCTTCAGGTGCATACCGCCTCCTTTCGTGGGAGTTTTTCTGGTGTTCTGAGCCAGGCGCTGCGTGCGGCGGGCCTGGGTAGCCATGTCTTAATTGCTCAGTTTCTTAAGGGTGGAGTGGGCCAAGGCCCTCAGAGCAGCCTCACCCTCTGCGATCGGCTGAGATGGTTGCGCCCCTCCGTGACGGAATGCCTTTCAGATGCTGCTGATAGCCGCGATGACGAGGTCAAAGAGGCGGTTCAGGCGGTTTGGCAGATCTGCAAAACCCATCTTCTAGAAGGCACCTTGGATCAACTCGTGTTGGATGAGATTGGCTTGGCGATCGAGCTTGGCTATCTGACTCATGAGGATGTCTTGTCGGTGTTGGAGCAACGGCCATCCGCCATGGATGTGATTGTGACGGGGCCCGCGATCCCTGCAGAGATGATGGAGATGGCTGATCAAGTGACGGAACTGCGTCGAGGTTTTTAA
- the dcd gene encoding dCTP deaminase, with amino-acid sequence MLKNDRWITDQADAGMLEPFQNGLVRHLDPDQRKSPVLSFGCSSYGYDLRLSAKEFLIFRHVPGTIMNPKRFNPDNLESTPLHHDEDGDYFILPAHSYGLGVALEIMRVPPNITVICLGKSTYARLGIIVNTTPAEAGWEGHLTLEFSNSSGADCRIYANEGICQLLFFEGDPCETTYSDRQGKYQHQPERVTLAKV; translated from the coding sequence ATGCTGAAGAACGATCGTTGGATTACGGATCAAGCCGATGCAGGCATGCTTGAGCCTTTTCAAAATGGGTTGGTACGCCACTTGGATCCGGATCAACGCAAGAGTCCGGTTCTTAGTTTTGGCTGCTCGTCGTATGGCTACGACTTGAGGCTCTCGGCTAAGGAGTTTTTGATCTTTCGCCATGTCCCAGGCACGATCATGAATCCCAAGCGATTCAACCCTGACAACCTTGAATCAACGCCTCTTCATCATGATGAGGATGGCGACTATTTCATCCTTCCGGCCCATTCGTATGGCTTGGGTGTGGCCCTTGAAATAATGCGCGTGCCACCCAATATCACGGTGATTTGCCTTGGTAAGAGTACGTATGCCCGTTTAGGCATCATTGTGAATACCACTCCAGCAGAGGCTGGATGGGAAGGACACCTCACCTTGGAATTTAGTAATAGTTCTGGCGCTGATTGTCGGATTTATGCCAATGAAGGGATCTGTCAGTTGTTGTTTTTCGAGGGTGATCCTTGTGAAACCACCTACAGCGACCGGCAAGGGAAATATCAGCATCAGCCAGAGCGGGTAACGCTGGCCAAGGTCTGA
- the thyX gene encoding FAD-dependent thymidylate synthase, whose amino-acid sequence MDSRFRVDLIAATPNPQQCVYVGMHQDYSEGFVAADRAQWPDEIKAGEICVKRLLAGERGHYGPMEHAQIVLNVGWFPHSVMQQARTHRVGVSFDVQSMRYTGDRICRAALGELDLEEVFYLRPVGEYSDRKGKKYLYSEAERQKDLSHCKISAARYQELLQAGFAEEHARGILPFDYRQHFVVSFTLRAFLHFMDLRAKLDAQQEIRELCDLMWPHLKAWTPEFASWYEKTRLHKARLAP is encoded by the coding sequence ATGGACTCTCGTTTTCGAGTTGACCTGATCGCCGCAACCCCGAATCCGCAACAGTGCGTGTACGTGGGAATGCACCAGGACTACAGCGAGGGCTTTGTGGCAGCCGATCGCGCGCAATGGCCCGATGAAATCAAAGCTGGCGAAATTTGCGTCAAACGCCTCCTGGCTGGAGAGCGGGGCCATTACGGACCGATGGAGCATGCCCAGATTGTGTTGAACGTGGGCTGGTTTCCCCATTCCGTGATGCAACAGGCACGAACGCACCGGGTGGGCGTCAGTTTTGATGTGCAATCCATGCGTTACACAGGCGATCGCATCTGCAGGGCTGCCCTCGGAGAACTCGATCTCGAAGAAGTGTTTTATTTGCGCCCCGTCGGCGAGTACAGCGACCGAAAAGGCAAAAAATACCTCTACAGCGAAGCTGAGCGGCAAAAAGATTTAAGCCACTGCAAAATCAGTGCCGCTCGCTATCAGGAATTGCTTCAGGCTGGTTTTGCCGAAGAACATGCCCGCGGCATCCTCCCATTCGATTACAGACAACATTTTGTGGTGAGCTTCACGCTCAGGGCCTTCCTGCATTTCATGGACCTACGCGCCAAGCTGGATGCCCAGCAAGAAATCCGCGAACTCTGCGATTTGATGTGGCCCCATCTCAAAGCTTGGACTCCAGAATTTGCAAGCTGGTACGAAAAAACAAGACTGCATAAAGCCAGGCTTGCTCCCTAA
- a CDS encoding thioredoxin domain-containing protein has protein sequence MTGSSAPATLTPLQKGLLLITALVLAAGLFLLRNGLNQEAPLDQLARQSLDPEIALNNSRPTVLEFYADWCEACQAMAPAMLQTEQKHADQLDVVLVNIDNPRWLDLINLYDVTGIPQLNLFSADAVMRGRSLGARTADELEALAVALIDNSPLPALAGVGSTSSVPPAETVSSPGPRSHS, from the coding sequence ATGACCGGCAGTTCCGCCCCCGCCACCTTGACCCCCTTGCAAAAGGGGTTGCTGCTCATCACGGCACTGGTCCTCGCAGCTGGATTATTTCTGCTGCGCAATGGTCTCAACCAGGAAGCTCCTCTCGACCAGCTGGCCAGGCAATCCCTCGATCCGGAGATCGCTCTCAACAACTCCCGGCCCACCGTGCTGGAGTTTTACGCCGATTGGTGTGAGGCCTGCCAAGCGATGGCGCCAGCGATGCTTCAGACGGAACAAAAACACGCCGATCAGTTGGATGTGGTTTTGGTGAATATCGATAATCCACGCTGGCTCGATTTGATCAACCTGTATGACGTCACAGGGATTCCACAGCTCAATTTATTTTCAGCCGACGCTGTGATGCGCGGCCGTTCGCTTGGGGCGCGAACAGCAGACGAGTTGGAAGCATTGGCGGTTGCCTTGATCGACAATTCGCCGTTGCCTGCGCTGGCTGGCGTTGGTTCGACCAGCAGCGTGCCCCCTGCGGAGACGGTTTCAAGCCCAGGCCCCCGCAGCCACAGCTAG
- a CDS encoding transglycosylase SLT domain-containing protein → MPSVSGRVLTVQHSRGLLLLAGTPLLTIAIVLGGQTVLRRLHTPLTPSLSSAELWTRYRWSLNPSERREAALLLAARSPDSAERSQRLLANQGWGNDPLAAVTLKQQALIAAKFRRTAETQQRWQDLLQRFPDSAASADARYHLGQTNPALHTELFQQHPGHPAALAAAAETNKDSPKQTIAALHLARWGARWPGAASQIREACNRISGAGLKQTDRLTLAQGLASLGDNRAAEACLQGTPTTPASALAIGRVLLRGNAEQQARGKQQLLELAINHPDDPEALEAAALLSEPLRPDPALLDALPKALQERSADVAAARVRLGDLANAMAVLRRWPTSPAAWQLQWDLAREALLKDQWKRAEALLNAIPSADLPEPLAARQQFWLGLSLSKQDQTAQAKQIWERLVKTHPRSYYTWRAEVRLGRGDLPDLDQASSARSADLSDAFQAHWEPLKSGDPFVARLWRLGQTQEAWETWRNQQPPSDQPSNPSQKLVEGRLRVAVGDAWTGLSRLWRASLRLVNQTCEERQLLHRSQHPRLLSEVFDTASQQEAVRSELLMAIAKQESRFSPSVSSPVGAIGLLQLMPATAEELAGDSLSQEQLREPTRNAKLGARYLRQLLGQWQGNIVLAVASYNAGPGAASRWVTPDLKQDPELWVERIPYPETRLYTKKVLGNLWAYLGSGSDHCDS, encoded by the coding sequence ATGCCATCAGTTTCCGGCCGAGTCTTGACCGTTCAACACTCCCGTGGCCTTCTGCTTCTGGCTGGAACTCCACTCCTCACCATTGCGATCGTCCTCGGCGGACAGACCGTCTTGCGCCGCCTGCACACTCCACTCACACCATCGCTTTCGAGCGCTGAGCTCTGGACCCGTTATCGCTGGTCGCTGAATCCCAGCGAGCGGAGGGAAGCCGCTCTCTTGCTCGCAGCACGCAGCCCCGATTCAGCGGAGAGATCCCAGCGCTTGCTGGCCAATCAAGGCTGGGGCAACGATCCCCTGGCGGCCGTCACACTGAAACAGCAGGCGTTAATTGCAGCCAAATTCAGGCGCACTGCAGAGACACAGCAACGCTGGCAGGACTTGCTCCAACGCTTCCCTGACAGTGCGGCCAGTGCCGATGCCCGCTATCACCTCGGGCAAACCAACCCAGCACTCCACACAGAGCTTTTTCAACAACACCCCGGCCATCCGGCCGCCTTGGCAGCAGCAGCAGAAACCAACAAGGATTCCCCCAAGCAAACGATCGCCGCCTTGCATCTAGCCCGCTGGGGTGCCCGCTGGCCAGGAGCTGCCAGTCAGATCAGGGAAGCCTGCAACAGGATCAGCGGCGCTGGCTTGAAGCAAACCGATCGACTCACGCTTGCGCAAGGGCTCGCGTCCCTTGGAGATAACCGTGCTGCGGAAGCCTGCCTCCAGGGCACACCCACCACTCCAGCCAGCGCCTTGGCCATTGGTCGAGTCCTGCTCCGAGGGAACGCTGAACAGCAAGCGCGTGGAAAGCAGCAATTGCTCGAGCTCGCCATCAACCACCCAGACGATCCGGAAGCCCTCGAGGCCGCAGCGTTGCTCAGCGAACCGCTGAGACCCGACCCGGCGCTATTGGATGCCCTGCCGAAAGCCTTGCAAGAACGCTCTGCTGATGTTGCAGCAGCCCGGGTGCGCCTTGGTGACTTAGCGAATGCCATGGCCGTTCTGAGGCGCTGGCCCACCAGCCCAGCCGCCTGGCAACTGCAGTGGGACCTGGCTCGCGAGGCCCTGTTGAAAGACCAATGGAAGCGTGCAGAAGCACTCCTGAACGCCATTCCGAGCGCAGATCTTCCTGAACCTTTGGCCGCAAGGCAGCAGTTCTGGCTGGGGCTCAGCTTGTCGAAGCAAGACCAAACAGCGCAAGCCAAACAAATCTGGGAGCGATTGGTCAAAACCCATCCGAGGAGTTATTACACCTGGCGCGCCGAGGTGAGATTGGGACGGGGAGACCTGCCAGATCTTGATCAAGCCTCCAGCGCTCGCTCGGCAGATCTCAGCGATGCGTTTCAAGCGCACTGGGAGCCATTGAAAAGTGGCGATCCATTCGTGGCTCGTCTCTGGCGCCTCGGCCAAACCCAGGAAGCCTGGGAAACCTGGCGGAATCAACAACCCCCATCCGATCAGCCATCCAATCCAAGCCAAAAACTTGTGGAAGGTCGCCTTCGGGTGGCCGTGGGGGACGCATGGACAGGCCTGAGTCGCCTTTGGCGCGCCAGTTTGAGACTGGTCAATCAAACCTGCGAGGAGCGTCAGCTCCTGCACCGCAGCCAGCATCCCCGTCTGCTCTCGGAGGTGTTTGACACCGCCTCCCAACAGGAGGCGGTGCGATCTGAACTGCTCATGGCGATCGCCAAGCAGGAATCCCGCTTCTCCCCAAGCGTGAGCTCACCCGTCGGAGCGATTGGATTGCTGCAGCTGATGCCAGCCACGGCGGAAGAACTGGCTGGCGATTCCCTTAGCCAGGAGCAGCTACGCGAGCCAACACGCAATGCCAAGCTCGGAGCGCGTTACCTCCGTCAATTGCTGGGGCAATGGCAGGGCAACATTGTGTTGGCCGTTGCCAGCTACAACGCTGGGCCGGGCGCCGCCAGTCGGTGGGTGACCCCCGATCTGAAGCAAGATCCAGAGTTATGGGTGGAGCGCATCCCCTACCCAGAAACACGTCTTTACACCAAAAAAGTCCTAGGAAATCTCTGGGCCTATCTCGGATCAGGTAGCGACCACTGCGACAGCTGA
- the glmM gene encoding phosphoglucosamine mutase: MAEAAIHPLGHLPKPTQISFGTDGLRGRVDTMLTPALALQVGYWCGRVLQAEGPVLIGMDSRSSGSMLVAALSAGLTASGREVWTLGLCPTPAVPGLIRRYSAAGGLMVSASHNPPEDNGIKVFGATGSKLSPERQQAIEAGLCGGDGSGIALAASGVARHRPELLDDYRASLLSSVGSHRLDGVPIVLDLCWGSATACGAEVFSALGADLTVLHGDPDGTKINVNCGSTHLEPLSRAVIEKGAAMGFGFDGDADRMLAIDGQGRVVDGDHVLYLWGSVLQAQEQLPDQRLVATVMSNLGFERAWQARGGLLDRTPVGDQHVHAEMVRTGAALGGEQSGHILSSVNGLAGDGVLTALQLASLCHAQQLSLAEWVDQSFQAYPQKLVNVRVENRERRKGWADCAPLYSLVQEAEASMAEDGRVLVRASGTEPLLRVMVEAADQAVVDHWTSRLAAAADQHLNSA, translated from the coding sequence ATGGCTGAAGCTGCCATCCATCCTTTGGGGCATCTCCCGAAGCCAACGCAGATCAGCTTTGGGACGGACGGCTTGCGTGGTCGGGTCGACACCATGCTCACCCCGGCTTTGGCCCTTCAGGTGGGGTACTGGTGTGGACGGGTGCTTCAGGCAGAGGGACCTGTGTTGATTGGCATGGATTCGCGCAGCAGCGGCAGCATGTTGGTCGCCGCACTCAGCGCTGGCCTCACGGCATCTGGCCGAGAGGTGTGGACCTTGGGACTGTGCCCCACGCCGGCTGTGCCCGGTTTGATTCGCCGTTACTCAGCTGCCGGTGGCTTGATGGTTTCGGCGAGCCACAACCCTCCGGAAGACAACGGGATCAAGGTGTTTGGCGCCACTGGCAGCAAGTTGTCCCCTGAGCGTCAGCAGGCGATCGAAGCAGGCCTTTGTGGTGGAGACGGTTCTGGGATCGCGTTAGCGGCATCAGGAGTGGCCCGTCATCGCCCTGAACTTCTCGACGACTACCGCGCCAGCTTGTTGTCCAGCGTTGGGTCGCATCGACTCGATGGTGTCCCGATCGTGCTGGATCTCTGCTGGGGATCGGCAACAGCCTGTGGTGCAGAGGTGTTTTCTGCCCTCGGCGCCGATCTCACGGTGTTGCACGGTGATCCGGATGGCACCAAGATCAATGTGAATTGCGGTTCCACCCACCTGGAGCCTCTGAGCCGAGCGGTGATCGAGAAGGGGGCCGCCATGGGCTTTGGTTTTGATGGCGATGCCGATCGCATGTTGGCGATTGATGGCCAAGGACGTGTGGTGGATGGTGACCACGTCCTCTACCTCTGGGGGTCGGTCTTGCAGGCGCAGGAACAACTTCCGGATCAGCGCTTGGTGGCCACGGTGATGTCAAATTTGGGTTTTGAGCGGGCTTGGCAAGCGCGTGGTGGCCTGTTGGACCGGACACCGGTGGGAGACCAGCATGTGCATGCCGAGATGGTCCGCACGGGGGCAGCCCTTGGCGGCGAGCAATCAGGTCACATCCTCTCTTCCGTGAATGGGTTGGCCGGTGATGGTGTTTTGACCGCTCTTCAGCTGGCAAGCCTTTGCCATGCCCAACAGCTCTCCTTGGCCGAGTGGGTGGATCAGAGCTTTCAGGCCTATCCCCAGAAGCTGGTGAATGTGCGCGTCGAGAATCGTGAGCGCCGAAAGGGTTGGGCGGACTGTGCTCCTCTCTATTCCTTGGTTCAAGAGGCGGAGGCTTCGATGGCAGAAGACGGTCGCGTCTTGGTGCGGGCGAGTGGGACAGAACCCCTGCTGCGCGTGATGGTTGAGGCTGCCGATCAAGCGGTGGTCGATCACTGGACCTCCCGCTTAGCTGCCGCAGCAGATCAGCATCTCAATTCTGCTTGA
- a CDS encoding BadF/BadG/BcrA/BcrD ATPase family protein, which produces MSDALILAGFDAGQTHCRCKLSRWHNGTWQPLGEGKGTGVSHLQAAGGETRFMEAIRSSLQAANPSGLEIAAAAVGASGVEQGTALQNRARDLLAVSLELPKAHCIATGDERTALRGAFPNDAGIVLISGTGMVVVGRNDSGLEQRCGGWGWQLDGAGAAFDLGHQGLQLSLRMADGRLPDSPLRNQLWEVLGCRTAEEIKAFVVQPDFQPAQLAQLAPLVSAAAEAGNLEAAAILNRSGNALAEAVQAVALSLGLPQPRLCARGGALLNLAPLQQAVDASLRRRQVDARWEDRNGDACDGALTLALESC; this is translated from the coding sequence ATGAGTGATGCCCTGATCTTGGCTGGTTTCGATGCTGGCCAAACCCATTGCCGCTGCAAGCTGAGCCGTTGGCACAACGGAACCTGGCAACCGCTAGGCGAGGGCAAGGGCACTGGCGTCAGCCACCTCCAAGCCGCCGGGGGCGAAACACGGTTCATGGAGGCCATTCGCAGCAGCCTGCAAGCCGCCAATCCCAGCGGCCTAGAGATCGCCGCTGCGGCCGTTGGGGCCAGCGGAGTGGAGCAGGGCACCGCACTCCAGAACCGCGCCAGAGATCTGTTAGCAGTCAGTCTCGAGCTGCCAAAAGCGCACTGCATCGCCACTGGCGATGAGCGCACAGCCCTGCGCGGAGCGTTCCCCAACGATGCCGGCATTGTGCTGATCAGTGGCACGGGGATGGTCGTGGTTGGACGCAACGACAGCGGGCTTGAACAGCGTTGTGGCGGATGGGGATGGCAACTGGATGGAGCAGGGGCTGCCTTTGATCTCGGCCATCAGGGGCTCCAGCTCAGTCTGCGCATGGCCGATGGCCGACTCCCAGACAGCCCCCTACGCAACCAGTTGTGGGAAGTCCTTGGTTGCCGCACAGCAGAAGAGATCAAGGCCTTTGTTGTGCAACCCGATTTCCAACCAGCTCAGCTCGCCCAATTGGCACCCCTCGTCTCCGCCGCCGCTGAGGCAGGCAATCTTGAAGCCGCGGCCATTCTCAACCGCTCCGGCAATGCCCTTGCTGAAGCCGTTCAAGCCGTGGCGTTATCCCTGGGGCTCCCCCAACCCAGGCTCTGCGCTCGAGGTGGCGCACTCCTAAATCTGGCGCCCCTTCAACAGGCTGTGGACGCATCCCTACGCCGTCGCCAGGTTGATGCGCGCTGGGAGGATCGAAATGGTGACGCCTGCGATGGAGCGCTCACCCTGGCTCTGGAAAGCTGCTGA